The following are from one region of the Chanos chanos chromosome 10, fChaCha1.1, whole genome shotgun sequence genome:
- the rftn2 gene encoding raftlin-2 — protein sequence MGCGLRKLEDPEDSSPGKIYSTLKRPQVETKTDTVYEYVLLDFSLEGSRPTVQFLSSLCELPKALEPYYTQGYVLAALHPIILSVGRTRALPCSLLYRAILARLRVSKQAMPMSHSVPVLRVEEWPLPGDSLTSDTVRALLDRVNSIAQGGVRFVGSVLQQAGGGSNGRVPSPRRGCRSPPQTPPRTPPGDKELEDSGYSPDLRLLVLFHSWAPGYAPLDALACYHQGALSMRVSRKGQVVSSLEADWLELTAAYYRKGWSLVDSFVYWDTPKGEPIPRSLEGLFIYEERSSAPPANDTIVVEQWTVIEGSDVKTDYGPLLHTLAEFGWLLTCVLPTPIIRHDSEGNLATKQVVFLQRPVRSQSGTQQNQAVSSRNEVSSRSVSRGVGGPHTEEVSVCSGGIGGFPVFGGGYSSALSHLEDGGFEQDDGAAEVTCM from the exons ATGGGATGCGGGCTACGAAAACTGGAGGACCCCGAAGACAGCAGCCCAGGGAAAATATATTCTACTTTAAAAAGACCCCAAGTGGAAACCAAAACAGACACCGTTTATGAGTACGTGCTTCTGGACTTCAGTTTAGAAG GGAGTCGCCCCACGGTGCAGTTTCTGTCCTCACTGTGTGAGTTGCCAAAGGCTTTGGAGCCCTACTACACCCAGGGCTATGTGCTGGCCGCCCTGCATCCCATCATCCTCTCTGTGGGCCGCACCCGGGCCCTGCCCTGCAGCCTGTTGTACCGGGCCATCCTAGCACGACTGCGAGTCAG TAAACAGGCGATGCCCATGAGCCACAGTGTGCCAGTGCTGAGGGTGGAGGAGTGGCCGCTGCCTGGTGATTCTCTGACCAGCGACACAGTCAGAGCTCTGCTAGACAGG gtgAACAGCATTGCGCAGGGAGGCGTGAGGTTTGTGGGGTCGGTGCTCCAGCAGGCTGGAGGGGGGAGTAATGGACGAGTACCCAGTCCCAGGAGGGGCTGCCGCTCCCCACCCCAAACCCCACCACGCACCCCACCTGGAGACAAAGAGCTTGAGGACTCTGGCTACAGCCCAG aCCTACGACTGTTAGTACTCTTTCACTCCTGGGCTCCTGGCTATGCTCCTCTGGATGCGCTGGCTTGCTATCACCAGGGCGCGCTCTCCATGCGCGTGTCCAGGAAAGGCCAGGTTGTCAGCTCACTGGAGGCCGATTGGCTGGAGCTCACTGCTGCCTACTACCGAAAAGGCTGGTCATTGGTTGACTCCTTTGTCTACTGGGACACACCCAAAG GTGAACCAATCCCCAGGTCTTTGGAGGGTCTGTTTATATATGAAGAGAGAAGCAGTGCACCACCTGCTAACGACACCATTGTAGTTGAGCAGTGGACAGTTATTGAG GGATCTGATGTGAAGACAGACTATGGTCCACTCCTTCACACCCTGGCTGAGTTTGGTTGGTTACTCACCTGTGTGTTGCCCACCCCCATCATTCGCCATGACAG TGAAGGAAACCTTGCCACCAAGCAGGTTGTGTTTCTTCAGAGGCCAGTGAGAAGCCAGTCAGGAACACAACAGAACCAG GCGGTGTCTTCACGCAATGAGGTTTCCAGCCGATCGGTGAGTCGTGGGGTAGGTGGACCCCACACGGAGGAGGTATCAGTGTGCTCAGGGGGCATTGGGGGGTTCCCTGTGTTTGGAGGGGGCTATTCCAGTGCCCTGTCCCATTTGGAGGATGGGGGTTTTGAGCAGGATGATGGGGCAGCTGAAGTCACCTGTATGTGA